In Actinoplanes derwentensis, the following proteins share a genomic window:
- a CDS encoding PHP domain-containing protein, protein MTSRDPVADLRRIAFLLERANEATYRVRAFRSAAAVVAKTPHDELTARAEAGTLAKLSGVGEVTARCVTESLAGEEPVYLRRLTGTEGTDLPAAAAALRAALRGDCHVHSDWSDGGSPIEEMALAAADLGHEWFVLTDHSPRLTVARGLTADRLRRQLDHVARLNEALPDGFRVLTGIEVDILDDGSLDQEDELLARLDLVVGSVHSRLRDDSARMTRRMVTAIANPHLDVLGHLTGRKVAAAGAGDAAHSKTRTRPPSDFDLAKVLAACLEHDKAVEINSRPDRLDPPKRMLTVAVEAGCLFSIDTDAHAPGQLDWLGFGCERAALCGVPTERVINTWTAEHLLKWTASHGRVP, encoded by the coding sequence ATGACATCGCGTGATCCGGTGGCGGACCTGCGGCGGATCGCCTTCCTGCTGGAGCGGGCGAACGAGGCGACCTATCGGGTGCGCGCGTTCCGGTCGGCCGCCGCCGTGGTCGCGAAGACGCCGCACGACGAGCTGACCGCCCGCGCCGAGGCCGGCACGCTGGCGAAACTGTCCGGGGTGGGCGAGGTGACGGCCCGGTGTGTGACCGAGTCACTGGCCGGGGAGGAGCCGGTCTACCTGCGCCGACTGACCGGCACCGAGGGCACCGACCTGCCGGCCGCGGCCGCCGCTCTACGGGCGGCGCTGCGGGGTGACTGTCACGTGCACTCCGACTGGTCCGACGGTGGCTCGCCGATCGAGGAGATGGCGCTGGCCGCGGCGGACCTGGGGCACGAGTGGTTCGTGCTGACCGATCACTCGCCGAGACTCACGGTGGCCCGCGGTCTGACCGCCGACCGGCTGCGCCGGCAGCTCGACCACGTGGCCCGGCTCAACGAGGCACTACCGGACGGTTTCCGCGTTCTCACCGGTATCGAGGTGGACATCCTGGACGACGGCAGCCTCGATCAGGAGGACGAGCTGCTGGCCCGGCTGGATCTGGTGGTCGGCTCGGTGCACAGCAGACTGCGGGACGACTCGGCCCGGATGACCCGGCGGATGGTGACCGCGATCGCGAACCCGCACCTGGACGTTCTCGGTCACCTGACCGGACGCAAGGTGGCCGCGGCCGGGGCCGGGGACGCCGCGCACTCCAAGACGCGGACCCGGCCGCCCAGTGACTTCGATCTGGCGAAGGTGCTCGCCGCCTGCCTGGAGCACGACAAGGCGGTGGAGATCAATTCGCGCCCGGACCGGCTGGACCCGCCGAAGCGGATGCTGACCGTCGCGGTCGAGGCCGGCTGTCTGTTCAGTATCGACACCGACGCGCACGCCCCCGGTCAGCTCGACTGGCTCGGCTTCGGCTGTGAGCGGGCCGCGCTGTGCGGCGTGCCCACCGAGCGGGTGATCAACACCTGGACGGCGGAGCACCTCCTTAAGTGGACTGCGTCGCACGGGCGAGTTCCGTAG